Below is a window of Drosophila miranda strain MSH22 chromosome 3, D.miranda_PacBio2.1, whole genome shotgun sequence DNA.
GACAGACAGCACATAGAAGCTTAGAAGCGATATATGTACGTAAACAACGATGGTTATGAAGCTTCAGGTGCAAGGAGAGGAGTGGAGAgacgaggcgaggcgaggtcAGGAGCAGGACAGACTTTTTAACCTACATAAAAACCTCTGAATCCCCCAAAGAGCGCGCTGAAAGTGATACTCGTACCCAAAACCCTCGACGCTGCATCGTCCTGTCCAAAGTAAGTTGTGATTCTGTCAGAATTGTTGGTGCTGTACATCAATATTTCAGTCGACTTTGTGCCCCCATGAGGCGCGGACCGACACACGTGTGTGTCCAACTTCTTTTGTCTGACTTAATCTCTGAATTAAGCAGTGGGCATATTTGATGTCGCTCAACTGGAAAACAGCTCGGAAAACCTGAAAAAAAGCTCTACAAAGACATGTCCAGCTAAAAGCCCCACTGTGTGCCGAGTGGAGTTAATTAAGGTAAATGCTTAGATTGAACTCCTGGGGAAAGCTGAGGGCTGGTATGAAAGCTGAATGCTGCAGATACGGCAGATGGCAAGATTTCTATGGGACAGCAGAAATCTTGAATGCTTAAAATGCAGTGTTAATCGAAAGTACACTCTAAATACAGCGAATGCATAAAGCATACAATATAGTGTGATTCATAGGGATAATTAACATGCAAATTCATTCGAATTAAAAGAAAACCTGCAACGTCCGGTATGGCATCCAGTGGCTGCCATTAAACAGCCACGGCCACGACCACAACTCAGAGCGAAGTTGGTCTTAAAACTGACATAAAAAAGCAAGGAAAAGCCGCATTTAAATTAATGTTGAAATACAGTGCGCATACATTCAGCTGTCAGAGACATGCGCCGACAAAGTCAAAGGTGAACGGAGCCCACAAGCCAACCCACGAACATTTCCAGCCAGGAAACTAACCAAAAACTCGCTCTCCACCACGTAAAAGGCTCTCCTGCAGGAGCTTACAGAAATGCGACTTGACGCAGCTCGTAAATAAAGAGGTCTGGCAGAAATCTACAAAAGTTTATATTTTTGGGATCATttcaccgtcttcaggcagttATACAGACAACACTATATCATTAGCACGGACTTCTATGGACCTACAAGATTATTAAAGGCGTCTACCTTAAATTTTCCTGTTTTGTGTGTAAGTGCTGGGTGGTACCATGCTTTGTTGTCCTTTGTTTAAGTGTTAATCTGTGGCAGTGTGCTCGCACGAGGCAGAGGTGGAGTTAGTTTGGGGAAGGTGTTTAGTATATGCATTCATTATTTACTATGACCCACGGGCAAGATTTATCTGCGCTTTCCGATCGAATGGACCTGTTAGGAGTACTTACCGCTATCACATTCCTCGTTCACATTCATCTCGAGCATCTTGGTGTGGGTGATATCCTTGTGGGAGGCCAGAAAGAGGACCACATCGCGCTTTTCGTTCTTAATGGGCACAAGGTCGAAGAGGCACCAGAACGGAGCACCTGCACGGGGAGTGAAAGGAAAATTATAACGTTAATTATCCATCCATCACATCACAGAACTATTTATAGGATATATTTATAGCAATTTCCTCTGCAGGATGCTGCGGTGGACGTGCGGCCTATTATTTACCGTTTTGTAACCTCAATGCAAATCGAAATTGCTTCGAACGCGACCCACATTCCGCCGGAGGCTTGACCTAATTTATAATTAGCTGGTAAACGTTGTTAAAGCGCGCAgaaatttataaataaattgcATGGCAACTCAATTACACCACAATTATTGTGTCGGCTGCATTTTAATTATCTTCGTTAATAATACACTacccagaccagaccagacccgcACCGAGCAAATCTGCCCCGGCCTGTTTCAAAGCTAATGCATAATTAATAATTTTGCACAGGATACCCTGGGCGTAGAAGGTGGAATGTGATAGGGGGCTGTCCCCTTAGTTTGTTAAAAGTTTTAAACGTTTCGCTAATTAGAAAACTTATACTCCCAAGCACCCAACGATGGATAGATGGATGTATGCAGCCTTCTCCGGGATTGTCCTCTGTCCTCTGATTAATCGTGACCTCATTAGGGTACAAAATGCCGCGCGAGGGACGTGAGAAAATGTTTCAGAGCTAAATTTATTGTGTACACAGTATGTGAGTGGGGGAATTGGATTGGAGGGGCGTCCTGCGAGACGAACCCCCATCTGCGAGCGCGGGATAGAAACTAGTTCAAGTCTGTCTCTTGTTTAACTCAATCAGGAACAGGGTTCCCCGCCCTGTCTATCTGTCTGCCTTGGTGAGTGACTCTCTGAAATTACAAGTCAAAGGAAATGCTGGGCGGGGATCTACTCGGTTAGGAGCGATGGGGAATGAGGCTGTGTCTGTGGGGTATTTGTGGCTTTTTCTGCGGCTGCGGCTCTTCTGTCAGACAGTTAAACTCCGCAGGTGATACCCCAATTGATTGTCGACTTTTCACTCTTGTGAAATAATAATCCCATTAATATTTCTCTTTTCACACTATGACAAGACATTGTTACGGTGCTATAAATTGAGGAGACATAGGGTTTTCTTGTACGGCTAAtcctctctctttggctggTAATAATCAACCGTTTTTTCTAATCATTAGAATGGGCATAAGGTGAGGTACTCCTGCAGAATAGGCTTCCAGGGGGTCAACAGTAAGGACATGTTGAATGTTTTAGATTCCAGGGCATATTACCCGGCCATCGGACAACCGCAAAACACAAACGTAATTTCCTTTTTGTAAGTCACAAATTATGACACACTCCTGCAGTGGCCGCTTTCCATCACCAtgaaaattttaattaaaatacaaaagaaCATaaacaaccaaaaaaaattaaagaaacaaaacaatttTCGAAACATTGGCGCACACTGTAATTTTCCCATTCCAGCCACTGACTTACCTTCTTTCTTGTAGAAAATCACCTCGAGCTTCAGTTCCATTTTGGCGGAGAGACTTTTCTCAATTTGCTGTTTGTGCTCGTCCTTCGTATCCGGTCCGTAGAGGAAATGACATGAGCAGCCTGTTTCGCGTTGTGCAAACACAATTGAATACAATTGTACAATACATTGAAATGAGTATTCAAGTGTTAAATAAGTTGGGGCCGTCTGCCTGTACCGTGCAGCCCTGTGTTCTGTGTCTTATCTTACCCTTTTGCATAATTTGAGCGCGCGAATATCCTGTCAAATCCACGAACCCATCCGAGCAATAAACAATAGGATTGCCATTTGCCTGCGCATTGCCGAGCACAAAGTTCGAGTCTGTAAAGGAAACCGACAGGAAGAATGGGGTTTAACAAGAAGAAGAACAATAGAGCCAAATGTAAAGCGGcagatggaaatggaaaatggagtTCGAAATGTTGTGGGGCGATTTTCAGCCCCTTTTCATTTGTCATGAAATATGGTCCCGACAAATAAGCGGCAATAATAACAGTCCTGCTGTGCCCTAATTCCGACAGACATGCCACTCTCTCTAGAGGGAGCTTCGCTTTAGAAGAAACATCCTTCTGTACCTCTGAATCGTTCAAAAATAGAAATAGAAATTCTCCTCTCTATTATTATTCTTACTTGTCTTTGGtatctttttttatttttggaatACCTCAAAATCTGAAAAAACGAAATGTAATTAATcctttccccccccccacacacacacacatccgaCACAAGCTTGTAGCACAAAATTAAATTCTTTCTCTGGGATTTTGGCCAATTCCCTActaacatacatatatctgcAGCTGTCCTTGACAGAGAAATAGAGAGCTGAGGTGGCCTAAATCCGCCTGAAGGCTTGCCAAAGACTTTTCCCGACTTGGACAAGGCTCAGTGATTCTTAGAACCATGCATTTATTCTTAGATTTCAAAAGAATATATTGAATTGAACCAAATCACAATTGCCAGGACTGACGTGTATCCACATCCACATAAACATCGCTGGCTGCAACAGAGAATCTATGAATAGAGCATTCAAGGATTATAATTGCCAGCACAATGGACGCATTACACCCGCAGACATCTGTGTGTGGAACAAATGTACGAGTAATTGAAGAGAAAAGCAAGCCCGATGAAAGGCAGGCAGCCCTGACTGGGCCCTGAGCTCTTAAGGCATGAAATGaaatcaaatcaatttgcatacGAGTGTGTAATAGGTAGATAGATGGCAGGAAAAGTATGTAATCAAATTTGTATGATATCTAAACCAATTACTGTGCGTTGCGTACTCCTCTACTCCTCTTTTCCGTTTCGATACAGTGCAGTGACAGTGCATCCGTTTCCTGATAAACTGAGAAAACGACAGGGAAAAATGAGAGTTATTGCTTGAAATCAAAACCACTTTATCCAGTCTCGCATTTCACTGAAGCTTCCAATACAATCTTTACAGGTTGTAATTTATTACCTGCTAATTGTCGCCTCCTTTTTTTTGCCGAGCACTATAAAAATATTCTCTTAAATATGCTGAAACACTAACTCATGCGTTTAAGTGCAATTTTGTATCAAATTTTGTAACAATAAAGTCCATTAACACCATCTCTCTCGCATTGTGGCCCTTCCATTATAAGCTAATTGCCGTTTCCTGTTTTTACCGCTGTACAATAACCGTTCTAACGAGTGTTACAACATTTCCTGGTTGTCAGGGGAAGTCGATAGTAAACTATAAATTGATTTATTTCGCGGCTGCTTTCCCATGGCCAAACAAATTGGCTTGGAATGTTACATCGATCAAAGTTCGGGGAGGTGATAATGAATACATGTACATCTGATCTTTTATATGCCTACGACTGAGGAATATACCCATAGCTAGGACGAGATCTGGCTTTATTCATCCTTTATTAGAATTTATCCAAAGTTACTAAATATAAAATCCTCTATAGTTATGATGAATCTGCCAGGGTTTCCAGAGCTTCGGTTCCCAGGACTTAATTTGTTTACTTTCGTATTTTTGTTTGAGTTACGATTGAGTACGTGTTTTGAGGCCGCCGCTGGCGACATGAACAGAGGGACGGACAGTCAGGGTCTTAGTTGACTCGACTCCTGCTTATTTAATATgcccattttattatttatgccTCGTAAAACCTTTTTAACCCCCCGCTGGCTAAGGGCATTTCATGTTCAGAATTTGTGACAACTCGTGAAGACAATTATCGCCATCCAACTGTTGTTTTTTTGTGCATGAAAGAGGATTGAATAAAacaattaatttatttaatgagAGGCGAACATCCTGCTTGTACCGACACGTGTATGTCCTGTCATCGGTTGATTCGGAAGAAAGTTAAGAAGCCCACCCAAGCCATTCGCTTTGGCATTCGTACTATTTTTATCGGAGCTCCTTTCACAAGGATTCAGTGCTTGTCAGAGACTGAAGAAAAAAGTGTTCTCTTCGTATacattttcatattttcttctttttatCTGATTAATACGGCTTTGCTTGATTAACCCCTGAAAGCTGATGAATGGTGAAGTAACTGACGATGAAGGAGGAAAGCTACAGGCTGGTGGAGGCCGATGTAACGCTGAAATATGAAGAACTAAATGAAGATGGGAGACGGGGGTTTAAAATAATACCCGCATGCAAAAGGCAGCCAAACAATTGCACAGTTTAATTTACTGTAAAGCATTCTTTTCTCAATGGAAAAGTCTCTTTTAAGGATTCTGCCCCCCCCGCCTCCGTGGGGCATTGCGTTGCCAAAGCGATGCGGGCCGTTCGAGAGGCAGTCATGGTGGGAAGGTAGGTAGAGAAGTTACACTGAAACAAATAATTAGCTCAAAATTGTAGTACATTTGCACCACATTTGTGCTCATTCTAGAGCGGTGCTTTTGCCATGTCCTATTCGATCTGTTATAGACTTTTCTATGCTTCTCTATTCTTTTCTTTAGAGAATGCTCTAGACATTGCAGGTCACAGAAATTATCCTACCTACAAGATCCAACGAAAATCTGCTTTGTTTAATGTTTGTGAAGCTCCAATAAAACTGTCAGCTATAGCCTATTTTTTTTGTGAATTCTATAAACAGAACAGTTATTTTTCTCAGTATACTCCACCgcccatacatacatagtttCAATTTATCAGGAGGTAGGAGCATTTTGCAAGCTTTATGCGCTGATTTCAATATGGATAAGGCCACCCCATCCACCCCCTACGCAAACACACAGACGCAACAATTTGTGCTTTAACGGCAGTTTTCCCAATACGCGAGCACTTAACAGACAGTGGTCCCTGTCCCACGCTCCCCACTGTTTCCCAGCAGGAGTGGAAATAGGACGACAGGACAGGGACAAGTATACGGACTGCTGGCAATCTCTTATGTGGATTTTTTTTACGATTTGCCCAAAATGCCAGCATTTGACTTATGCACacttgctctggctctggctctcgaTTCATGTATCTACAATATACGAGTATGGAATATCTCCCCCTCGCTATGGTGGGGTCTCAATAAAGAGTGTCCTAAAAATAACATTACAAAAAATCATATATGGTAGGTATGTGTACAGAGTGGATCCTGAGATCTAAGGCACGGGTCCAGGACTGAGGAAATCGCTTAGCATTTCACTTACGCGTGCCATCGAACCGTGTGGCTATGGTGTCCAGAAATGTGTTTTGGGGCGCTAGCAGCCCCTTGCGCGCTGGCATGGGAATCGTGGGGCCGGTGCGCCTATAAAAGCGCTGCTTCGGTCGTGGCAATGCTGCAAAGATACATAAAAGATAGTAAACATCagttttattattatacattttattatacatatgtaagtctttttcatatattttttaattggCGTTTTTCCTTTCATACCCATCGCATTGTTGTTGCCCCTGCGATGTGTTTTCATTTATGTAAATTTATGGGTATTGAAATATTGGTCCACACTTTTTTATACGACAGACCGACACTGAACTAATATAGAAAATAATTCGAATCCATTTAATGCGAAGGGAAATTCCGGCAACAAGTCCGGGCCACAAACAAATTGGAAATACATCAATAGGGTCTTCTCCGTATTGGTAGTTTATTTCAGTGCCTACGTCAACGTAGGCGCCAGGTCGTGTAGGTGTTAATTTTCAGACAACGACACCAGTGATACCCTTTCGGATCCATCGTTTGGTATGACAGATAAATGCGATTGTAAGAGGGGCATGTCCAGAATAGCTACAAAAAATGTTTAATTGTAATTCCTTTTGAAAGGGTAttcaaataccagcaataGAGGAAGACAAGCcacagcagcggcaacagctGTTAATGTTTTTTCATGGAACAAATGTGTGGGAAATGACAAAAAGTAAAAATGCGATAAGAGCTGGTTAAATACCAATCGCTGACGTCTGCTGTCGTCCTAGGGATATGCATTAGGGCGGTGCAGGAAGCAAGAACcaaacaaaattaaatttgTAAGGAAAAAATAGAGGGGAAACATGACATTTCACTTTATCATTTCTGTAAAGGTCACTCCGGAACTCAAAAGTCCGGAACTCTGTCATCATTGCATAGATTGAAATAGAGCGAAAACCCAAGGCCCCAACACACCTTGACCGTGCGACTGACGTTGGCTTTAAGGGATCACAAACCAAGAGAAAAAAGGAGAAGCGAAGCGAAGAATTTTGATGCACAGTGGGTCAAGAacatttacatatatgtatgtacagtggaataatgtatgtatatgcgaAAGATAATTTATCTAGTTTTGCCCATTGCCTAGCTGCCTGGGTCACCCTACTAAAACAGTCATTCTAATTAAGTTTCGATGATAACACATTCCAGGCACCGATGAAGACCTGTCAACTACCCCCAATAGCATCTGCAGCCCCTAACCTGGGCCTAAATTCAGTTAGAACGAAAATGCAATCATGATTAACTTGCCATTAGAAGAGGACCACGACCATGCTGGCATGGCTTTACAATCCTTGCTGTGACCacaaaatacacacacacacccattgGATGGTGGTAGGTGGGCGGGGAGTATGCACAATAAGGATGTTGGGTTAGACCGCAATATTTTCATTTCCAACATTTCCGCAACAACCTGTCGAGTGGGTGTGTCCCCAGCAGGTGGCAGAAGCATATGATTTCAAGAGTTTGGCAAGCcctgacacacacacacgcgcacaaaCACACTATACTATGTTTGTGTGCGTTCCATTTCCGTTTCCGGCTTATTCCACATGATTAGGCTGATGCTACTCGGCAGCTGCTCTACCGCGTCCTCTTCCTTACGGGTACTGGGTCGACGAGGATGCACAGCGCTCAAATTTCTTTGGCAAACGTTGGTTTTTGCATCAAATAATCAATATGAACGTACCCCAAACGAGAAATCAAACCTCAAAGTGAATTTCCATTTCGATAAATGAAATTGCTCTGAAATTCCATTTGAACACTGCGTACATCTAGGAAATAAACACCAGAAAAGTATGCAACAAATCcacaataaaaaatattttatattgatTGCTCttttggtttattttttttttttcgataaACTGCTCtgcattaattttaataaaattcGAAAATACATACTTTTTTGTAGCTTTATTTACGTTTGTTTGTCGCTTTTTGCTGCATGCACTTTACGAAGATTAAATTCTGTGGTTATTTGCATTCCACTGATGTCAAATTGAATAGCCAaaaacggacggacggacaaatCTTATATAATCCTATACTTCTCGAGTACCGGGTCTAAAAAGAGGCAGTCGTAGACAGAGTTCAATCGTCTGACACAATCCCTATTGGAGCTGAGGTCTAAATAATGGCACATTAAAAGGACTAGGGCTTTCAGCTCTTATGGTCCCCCTAAGGACAAAATCGTTTCCAAGAATAGAAAAAGTCCATGTTAAGGCAACAGCACTTCCAGGAAGCTCAACCGGTGTATGATGTTTGCCCAGGAGTCTAAAAATTAAGTAATCTTTAAAGCAGATTAAAAAGGCAACTAAATTCTCACTCGTGTGGCCCCTGCCGCCTGTCCAGCGTTCATTTAAGCAAATTTGGCTTATTCGGTGCCCATAAGATGCTGGCCAGGAGTTCGAAGAGCCACCTAATAACCAGCGTTGAGACGAAATCGCCTTGTAAGAGGGCGAAACGAGTTTGGAATTTTTAATTCCACCTTCCGCATGTGGCAGCTGAGAATGGCACGTGCCCCATAAAAAAGAATATGGGTGCGGGCAAAGGCCAGCGGGGAGAGGAAATGTGGAAATACGATAATATCTTTTTGGCATTTCCATTGGCAAGCGCACACTTGGCTGACCAATAGCCAGGGAATTGAATGCTGTGGAATGGAGGGCAAAACGTAACCAAATTGGCCCAAATTTTATTCCGCCTTCTTGCCACATGCCACTCGGATAAGGGAGTCATCACTCGTCCGAGCCATCCTTTTTGTGAGTGCGTCGTCGCTGTACACGGCTCTGGATGAATCCCCGGATCACTTTGTTCCCATTTGAGATGAACTCGAACCACAGGTTCATGTCAGCCTCAAAATTGAAGGCGGGCAAGGACTGCATATCGGATCGGAAGCCCCGCACATAATACATCACATCCTTCGGCCAGGGACATCGCTTCGGGACATTGCTAAAGCGATCCATACGCTCACGTCCCAGCTGGATGAAGACGATCTGGTTCTTGTTCGACAGCAGGCTGCAGCCATCGATGCCAGTGAGATTGAACAGGGTGAAGTCCTCGCCCGAGTTGCGCGGCAGGACGATCCGCATGTTCACCTGAAACCGGACCACCGGCTGGCGGAACATCAGCTCAATGCTGAAGGAGGGACGACGGACGCTCTTGCTCAGGCCGCACTTCAGGTGCGACAGCATCCCCTCGGGATCCTCGCTGCGGCACGTGCAGTTCGTGAAAATCATATCAAAGTTGGCCTGCGGGGGATCTGTATTCATTTGAATCCCCATTTAGTATTCATCAGGCTATACATTACCTTGCCCCAGGCTCCCTGCTGGAGACCAGCAAAGATGAGCAGAAATATTGCGCCAAATTTGAGATACATTAAACCACAACCGAAAACAAATTGCGAATGGAAGTATATCTTTTTGTCCGAAGAATAATTACAAATTCTTTCTAATCCCCATGACTAATTGCTCTCATTTGTGATTAGTGATTTTTAGCGGCTTATTTTAATGGGCAACGCGTAATTGAAAAAGTGATTACGAGTGATTAAGCAACCCATCAATGATCcgattataattattattatggagagagaaagagggagaTGGAGTGTTAAGCCCCTGGTCGATGGATGAAATTGGGGGAATGGAACTTTTATGATGATTCCATTTGTGGAAATATCTTTAAATATTGAATTGAAAAATGCACTCTTTTTAACGTAATTTCCTTTGTATAATTTTAAGAGCAAAAAAGGGAAATACTTAAGATTATTCAAATTGTAATCTAGACAGATATTTACGGGATGTATGGGTATTATTTTGGAACCCTGTCTTTGAAACTCCATGCATTAGATCCGGGAACAACAGATATCTCTATTGATGTACGTTTTCTCGTACAAGTGCCCCACTATCATAAGGATTATAGTTATTATTATTCAAACATTAGTCACGGCTCTGCGGACAGAATCATTGGTAATATTCTAGTGCCGGCCCAGCATTTTGGTTATCAATTACAGTTTACTGGCATAACCGGCTGAGTTTTGTTCGGAAATGCGGACTGAAATGTGGCCAGATACATTCGGAGTGCTGCTAGGAACCCTTTTTGTGTGGTTCTTCTGTTTGGAACTGACAGTGGAGGCCAAGGTGCGTATGAGTGATGCGAAGAGAGAAATGATGATTAATGTTTGCCTTCGAGCAGAACGATTTTGAGCTGCAAGTCGATAACTTCACCTGCAGCAGCCAGGACACGGACTACCGCATTCTGAAGGAGTTCCGATGCGGCCTGAACAAGAACGCCAAGCGTCGGAGCTGGTACATGGAGTTCAAGCTCCAGGAAGTGACCAGCGAGCACGAGGTCTTCATGACGATCGTCCTGCCCCGCCGCAAGCCCATGCCTGAGTTTGTCCTAATCAACCTCACCACCGACGGCTGCCAGCTGCTCTCAAACCGCAACCAGGTGCCGCTCATGCGACTCGGCCGCAACATCATGGACCGCTTTAGCAACTTCCCCAAGCAGTGCCCCTTCGAGGGCGATGTCATCTACTATATACGCGGCTTCCGCTTGGATCTCAGCCTCCTGCCTGCCGTCGATATGGAAACCCCGGTCCACATAGAGTTCGGATACCAGGCCAAGTCACAGGGTCTACGGTGGCTCCAGGGCAACCTGGCAGCGCGTGTGCAACGGATGAGCGAAAAGAAGCGCTCCAAGAAATCATAAATGGCAGCATATAAGGGGAAAAACATGTGTATATTAAAAACATGAAGCTTGGTTAACCGCAATGTCTAAACCTTAAAAATCTatgcatatatatgtataaaatatTTCATAATCCTATGTATATCGATTAAAGCTAATTAAAGTGCGATTATGCAGAAGTACTAGGTATTATCGATGATATTATCCATACCCAGGATAAAAATTAGAGAAATACCAGATTGTTATTGCTAATAATGTTTATAAAGTTTGGGTTAAGTAAGTATATCTCGTAAGTACACACACTTAAACAAGgttttggattggattggattttCCAGGTTTTCGGCTACACAATATACCAAACAGTAATATCCTCTTCGCAAGTGTAGAAATGAAATGTATTATGCTATGACAAATCAGCAGAAAAGTAGCACATGGCCGTGGAGTTAATATTGCAGAAAATCATCATCCACCACCTGTCGTGGCAGAAACATCATCAGCCTCCACCTGTCGTGGCCAGACAGTTGCCGTCTACGGAATCAGCTGATGCACTGCCCGCCCCCCTTTCAGGCCCCGCCATCGCATCCGTTGTTCCTTCATCTGATGCCGCACTCGGTGCTATTCCGTCCATGTCACTCCACAAAATGTTGTTCAATTACCTCCACAAAGAAGGcgacagacagagacaggcaCAGAGACGGCTAGAGGGACACAATGCGACAGAGACGTAACGGAGACAGaaagagatagatagagaggCACTGTAACGGTATTTTGCCGAGTGTTTGTACGACTGACAGATGGCGCACGGGACATACAAGACAGAAGCCAGAGCAACAGCTGCCACAATTTGCCATTTGACAGATGACGCGGCAATGGGGCAATACGGCAACGGAGAGAAGAGTGAAGAGTAAAGAGACAACTAATAACGTTTGTCCAAAGTTTGGCAGGGCAAAGGGAAATGAAATGAGAAACGGGACGACAATGTCGTCTTTTGATGATTTGttacagccacagcaacagttAGAGCTACCGTAGAACAGTCAACGTTTTTAGTAGATGAACTTTCG
It encodes the following:
- the LOC108157987 gene encoding uncharacterized protein LOC108157987, translating into MIFTNCTCRSEDPEGMLSHLKCGLSKSVRRPSFSIELMFRQPVVRFQVNMRIVLPRNSGEDFTLFNLTGIDGCSLLSNKNQIVFIQLGRERMDRFSNVPKRCPWPKDVMYYVRGFRSDMQSLPAFNFEADMNLWFEFISNGNKVIRGFIQSRVQRRRTHKKDGSDE
- the LOC108157986 gene encoding uncharacterized protein LOC108157986, whose product is MWPDTFGVLLGTLFVWFFCLELTVEAKNDFELQVDNFTCSSQDTDYRILKEFRCGLNKNAKRRSWYMEFKLQEVTSEHEVFMTIVLPRRKPMPEFVLINLTTDGCQLLSNRNQVPLMRLGRNIMDRFSNFPKQCPFEGDVIYYIRGFRLDLSLLPAVDMETPVHIEFGYQAKSQGLRWLQGNLAARVQRMSEKKRSKKS